A DNA window from Maribellus comscasis contains the following coding sequences:
- a CDS encoding RagB/SusD family nutrient uptake outer membrane protein: protein MKRKMILYIIVGFTIISCNDLDLNPLSEGSSENWYSNESEIEMAVANLFNIVYWDADLTRLSGLDPSAQNQPYQWTDKFTDDWTARATLDYITSATITSQTSYVIGTWDYAYECIAAANRILVNLDRAKSKVTDDKINEFAANARFVRASQYAKLIFLYGDVPYYTNIMDVDEAFSLSRTAKETILDSIYIDYDYAIQYLPKSYANNEYKFATKGAALAMKSRIALYMKDYKIARDASEACMNLGIYELYPDYQKLFLSSTKNSIETVFANPRSVELGLMIHKGNRPKEPLPRNAGGFGNGGPSWDLFCSYLCTDGLPIDESPLFNPQEPFKNRDPRCAASITEFGTEWLGYIYQPHPDSVTVLKISTGAYVQNQDTRSVQQYCSYNALVWKKKIDEDWLDLETDPDNIVIRYADVLLIYAEAKIELGEIDQSVLDAINKVRARAYKADFEETSLYPAVTTTNQSELRKILRVERRMEFAWEGRRYADIIRWKLAEKVLNLPIYGILDAAELKEKVVDKGLWFFPETPSIDEDGVPDFSSLYNKGLVKFLVQRKFDQTKQYLWPIPSTEIEINPNIVQNPNY, encoded by the coding sequence ATGAAACGAAAAATGATATTATACATCATAGTTGGATTCACTATTATCTCATGTAATGACTTAGATTTAAATCCTTTGTCTGAGGGTTCAAGTGAAAATTGGTACTCGAATGAAAGCGAAATTGAGATGGCTGTAGCAAATTTGTTCAATATAGTTTATTGGGATGCAGATTTAACACGTTTGTCAGGTCTAGATCCTTCAGCTCAAAATCAACCTTACCAGTGGACAGACAAATTTACAGATGATTGGACTGCCCGAGCAACTTTGGACTATATAACTTCTGCGACTATTACTAGCCAAACTAGTTATGTTATCGGTACCTGGGATTATGCATACGAGTGTATCGCAGCAGCTAACAGAATATTAGTCAATCTGGATAGAGCAAAATCAAAGGTTACTGATGATAAAATAAATGAGTTTGCAGCAAATGCAAGATTTGTTAGAGCATCGCAATATGCAAAATTAATTTTTTTGTATGGGGATGTACCATACTACACAAATATTATGGATGTTGACGAGGCTTTTTCTTTATCAAGGACAGCAAAAGAAACAATCTTAGATTCGATATATATTGATTATGACTATGCAATTCAATATTTACCCAAATCATATGCTAATAACGAATATAAATTCGCTACCAAAGGGGCAGCTCTAGCTATGAAATCTCGTATTGCCCTATATATGAAAGATTATAAGATTGCAAGAGACGCATCTGAAGCCTGTATGAACTTAGGAATTTATGAGCTTTATCCGGACTATCAAAAATTATTTTTGTCTTCAACCAAAAACTCGATTGAAACAGTCTTTGCAAATCCAAGATCGGTAGAATTAGGTCTTATGATCCATAAAGGTAATCGTCCGAAAGAGCCTTTACCCAGGAATGCAGGTGGTTTTGGCAATGGAGGCCCATCTTGGGATTTGTTCTGTTCATATTTGTGTACGGATGGTTTACCCATTGATGAATCTCCATTATTTAATCCCCAAGAACCATTTAAAAATCGAGATCCTCGGTGTGCCGCATCAATTACTGAATTTGGAACAGAGTGGTTAGGATACATTTATCAACCACATCCAGATTCTGTAACTGTTTTGAAGATTAGTACGGGAGCTTATGTACAAAATCAAGATACAAGATCGGTACAACAATATTGTTCTTATAATGCCTTGGTTTGGAAAAAGAAAATTGATGAAGACTGGTTAGATTTAGAAACAGATCCGGATAATATTGTAATTCGTTATGCAGATGTACTTTTGATATATGCAGAGGCTAAAATTGAATTAGGAGAAATTGACCAAAGTGTATTAGATGCTATTAACAAAGTAAGGGCAAGAGCTTATAAAGCTGACTTTGAAGAAACATCCCTTTATCCGGCGGTAACAACTACAAATCAATCCGAATTAAGAAAGATTCTTAGGGTGGAAAGACGTATGGAATTTGCTTGGGAAGGAAGAAGGTATGCTGATATTATTAGATGGAAACTTGCAGAAAAGGTATTAAATTTGCCTATATATGGAATTTTAGATGCTGCTGAATTAAAAGAAAAAGTTGTAGATAAAGGTCTATGGTTTTTCCCGGAAACACCGTCAATAGATGAAGATGGTGTGCCAGATTTTTCATCCTTGTATAATAAAGGGTTGGTGAAATTTCTTGTGCAAAGAAAATTTGATCAAACTAAACAGTACTTATGGCCAATTCCATCTACCGAAATTGAAATTAATCCAAACATAGTACAAAATCCAAATTACTGA
- a CDS encoding TonB-dependent receptor produces MRIVLFFLAVSITQALALDSYGQSKRLNLTFRDETIVRILDRIEDQSEFYFMYDATVIDVNQRKSIDCENSTISKILNELFHDTGITYRIDDRQIALTRANEVSEPHIGQMDQQQKVVSGKVTDSTGQPLPGVTVVVKGTTQGTVTGNNGTYSLSSIPESAMLQFSFVGMKTQEVEVAGKTTVNMIMEEDAIGIEEVVAIGYGTVRKVDLTGAVASVDGTSIAERKTLRTSQALQGTVPGLMVTRSSGAADASSTIRIRGITTISDNDPLIIVDGIPGTLDWVNPDDIKSISVLKDAASASIYGSRAAAGVILVTTKRAKSGQLSLDYNFEYGIDKPTRMVQYGDAVTYMQVFNELNWNDAGNIGSEFPIYSQDVIDNYSQLHKEDPDNYPDTDWIDLCLNKFSTRKSHKLILTAGSNKIRTKVSMGYDQTDALYDGKNYDRIMFRANNDVTINDKLSVAIDLNGLYSINKKPAINFSPDFGFAPVYAAMWSDGRISSGKTGTNPYAVLKYGGFNRTNSNSFGGKVSIEFSPLKGLKLSGILSPKLYYSKYKSFIKQTPYTNYDNPTDIAGYITTLTSTNLVEGRDDNYDITAQLLGNYIKTVDKHNLNILGGFENYYYKNETLGASRNNFILTSFPYLNLGNGNYQFNSGGAYEYAYRSFFGRIVYNYNNRYFLQMNSRYDGSSRFAKNYRWGLFPSFSTGWAISEESFMQNIDWMSFLKVRFSWGTLGNERIGSYYPYQSTIAFNNAIVYEGNEIVSAQTAAVSQYSIEDISWETTESYNFGLDANFFNSKLRISSDFYKKITKDMLLELEIPNYIGLDNPDQNAGEMHTTGWELQLNWNDKIGELSYSVSANISDSKSIMGDLGGTEFLGSKIKREGSEFNEWYGYLSEGLYQTEQDVANSATLNSNVKPGDIKYIDISGPDGVPDGVISSEYDRVLLGGSLPRYLYGGNVRLGYKNFDFSLDFQGVGKQKSRMTPEMVEPIRDDYLEVPQFIVGKYWSKYNTDEQNLNASYPRVSSIGGANNYDVFSDYWLFNGAYFRLKNITLGYTIPKLFLERLNIQDARVYASISDLFSIDHYPEGWDPEAVNYWINTSFIFGISLKF; encoded by the coding sequence ATGAGGATTGTATTATTCTTTCTCGCAGTCAGTATTACTCAAGCGTTAGCGTTAGATTCTTATGGGCAAAGTAAACGTTTAAACCTGACTTTCAGAGATGAAACAATTGTAAGAATTCTTGACAGAATAGAAGATCAATCTGAATTTTATTTTATGTATGATGCTACAGTTATCGATGTAAATCAAAGAAAGAGTATTGATTGTGAAAATAGCACTATCTCAAAAATTTTGAATGAGTTGTTTCATGACACCGGAATAACTTACAGAATTGATGATCGGCAGATTGCCTTGACAAGAGCAAATGAAGTCTCAGAGCCCCATATTGGTCAAATGGATCAGCAACAAAAAGTCGTTTCCGGTAAGGTAACTGATTCTACTGGTCAGCCACTTCCTGGAGTAACAGTCGTAGTAAAAGGCACCACACAGGGAACGGTAACAGGTAACAATGGGACTTATTCTCTATCAAGCATTCCTGAAAGTGCAATGCTGCAATTCTCGTTTGTTGGTATGAAAACTCAAGAAGTTGAAGTTGCCGGAAAAACAACAGTCAATATGATAATGGAAGAAGATGCTATTGGAATTGAAGAAGTGGTGGCGATTGGATATGGTACCGTAAGAAAAGTGGATCTGACCGGTGCAGTTGCTTCAGTAGATGGTACCTCAATTGCAGAACGAAAAACTTTAAGAACTTCCCAAGCTTTACAGGGAACTGTTCCTGGGTTAATGGTTACGCGAAGTAGTGGTGCTGCAGATGCATCCAGTACAATAAGAATAAGAGGCATAACGACAATTAGTGATAATGATCCCTTGATCATTGTTGATGGAATACCTGGAACATTAGATTGGGTAAATCCTGATGATATTAAAAGCATTTCGGTATTAAAAGATGCTGCTTCTGCTTCTATTTATGGATCCAGAGCTGCTGCCGGTGTTATTTTGGTTACTACAAAACGTGCAAAATCAGGCCAATTAAGTTTAGATTATAATTTTGAGTATGGAATAGATAAACCTACAAGAATGGTTCAATATGGCGATGCTGTAACTTACATGCAAGTCTTTAACGAATTAAATTGGAATGATGCGGGCAATATTGGAAGTGAATTTCCGATATATTCTCAAGATGTAATAGACAACTATTCCCAATTGCATAAAGAAGATCCTGATAATTATCCAGATACAGATTGGATAGATTTATGCCTTAACAAATTTTCCACTCGGAAGAGCCATAAACTAATTCTTACTGCGGGAAGTAATAAAATCCGTACGAAAGTTTCGATGGGTTATGACCAAACGGATGCACTTTATGATGGTAAAAATTATGACAGGATTATGTTCAGGGCAAATAATGATGTGACAATAAATGATAAGCTATCAGTGGCGATAGATTTAAATGGCTTATATTCGATAAACAAAAAACCAGCTATAAATTTTTCTCCTGATTTTGGATTTGCTCCTGTATACGCAGCTATGTGGTCAGATGGTAGAATTTCATCCGGCAAAACTGGGACAAATCCTTATGCTGTGCTAAAATACGGAGGATTTAATCGTACCAATTCGAATTCATTTGGAGGCAAAGTTTCTATTGAATTTTCACCACTTAAAGGATTAAAGCTATCCGGTATTCTATCACCTAAATTATATTATAGTAAATATAAAAGTTTTATAAAACAAACTCCTTATACCAATTATGATAATCCAACAGATATTGCCGGCTATATAACAACACTTACAAGTACAAATTTGGTTGAAGGAAGAGACGACAACTATGATATAACTGCTCAATTATTAGGTAATTATATAAAAACTGTAGATAAACACAATCTAAATATATTAGGCGGATTTGAAAATTATTATTACAAAAATGAGACGCTTGGGGCATCACGAAATAATTTCATTTTAACATCATTTCCATATTTGAACCTTGGGAATGGAAATTATCAATTCAACAGTGGGGGAGCTTATGAATATGCTTATCGTTCTTTTTTCGGACGTATTGTTTATAATTATAACAACCGTTATTTTCTTCAAATGAACTCTAGATATGATGGTTCTTCAAGATTTGCAAAAAATTATAGATGGGGCTTATTCCCTTCATTTTCCACAGGATGGGCAATTTCAGAAGAGTCATTTATGCAAAATATTGATTGGATGTCATTTTTGAAGGTACGATTTTCATGGGGTACCTTGGGAAATGAAAGGATAGGTAGTTATTATCCTTACCAATCAACAATAGCTTTCAATAATGCAATAGTTTATGAGGGTAATGAAATAGTTTCTGCGCAAACAGCAGCTGTATCTCAATATTCTATTGAGGATATTTCTTGGGAAACGACAGAATCATATAACTTCGGATTGGATGCCAATTTTTTCAATAGCAAATTGAGAATTTCAAGTGATTTTTATAAAAAGATTACTAAAGATATGCTGTTGGAACTTGAAATACCTAATTATATTGGTCTTGACAATCCTGACCAAAATGCAGGGGAAATGCATACAACTGGCTGGGAGTTGCAATTAAACTGGAATGATAAAATAGGTGAACTAAGTTATTCCGTTTCTGCCAATATTTCTGATTCTAAATCCATAATGGGAGATTTAGGTGGTACTGAATTCCTTGGTAGTAAGATTAAAAGAGAAGGTAGTGAATTTAATGAATGGTATGGTTATCTCTCGGAAGGATTGTACCAAACGGAACAGGATGTAGCTAATTCTGCAACATTAAATTCGAATGTAAAGCCGGGAGATATTAAATATATTGACATCAGTGGACCAGATGGTGTTCCTGATGGAGTAATCTCGTCTGAGTATGATCGTGTATTATTAGGAGGCTCGCTTCCTAGATATTTATATGGTGGCAATGTCAGATTAGGGTATAAAAATTTTGATTTCTCACTGGATTTTCAAGGTGTAGGTAAGCAAAAATCGAGGATGACTCCAGAAATGGTAGAGCCAATTAGAGATGATTATTTAGAAGTACCACAATTCATAGTAGGCAAATATTGGAGCAAGTATAATACAGATGAACAGAACCTTAATGCTAGTTACCCTCGTGTCTCAAGTATTGGTGGGGCTAATAATTATGATGTATTCTCTGATTACTGGCTATTCAACGGAGCATATTTTCGCCTTAAAAATATTACTTTGGGATATACAATCCCAAAATTATTTCTTGAAAGATTAAACATACAAGATGCGCGAGTATATGCAAGTATTTCTGATCTTTTTTCAATAGATCACTACCCTGAGGGCTGGGACCCTGAAGCAGTCAACTATTGGATTAATACATCTTTTATTTTTGGTATCTCATTAAAATTTTAA
- a CDS encoding FecR family protein: MSQQKIHVLRKFFTKSYNDNDLKKLFLWFNSEKGHDEIADVMDTKWKSFKSEDVLADMDSVKMLTNIQNRIRRDKTIQIRNNFIKIFPYAAILAVIIGFSVLFYLNNIPSRSRSDLYTSVITENGQRSKVVLPDSSIVWLNSGTTLSYNYSLDDVRSIILSGQGFFQITRNENKPFVVQCGEINVKVLGTKFDVNAYPVNDKISVVLESGSVVLKHDRCLLNYVLKPGEKADYDITEKNVKVSEVDVKKFTSWKDGKLIFKNDPMKLVIEELERWYNIEIEVEDQEVYNSIFTGTVINESYPQIFKLIEYSCPVNCEIVNNLNPEEIPKIIITKQ; encoded by the coding sequence ATGAGTCAGCAAAAAATACATGTCCTAAGAAAATTTTTTACCAAATCATATAATGATAATGATTTGAAAAAATTGTTTCTGTGGTTCAACAGTGAGAAAGGACATGATGAAATTGCTGACGTAATGGACACCAAATGGAAATCTTTTAAAAGTGAAGATGTATTGGCAGATATGGATTCAGTAAAAATGTTGACAAACATTCAAAATAGAATCCGACGAGATAAAACAATACAAATAAGAAATAACTTTATCAAGATATTTCCTTACGCTGCAATTCTAGCCGTAATAATTGGTTTTTCAGTCCTTTTTTACCTAAATAACATACCTTCAAGATCGCGTTCTGATTTATATACCTCGGTAATTACGGAAAACGGCCAGCGGTCAAAGGTAGTTTTGCCCGATAGTTCAATCGTTTGGTTAAATTCAGGTACAACACTGTCTTATAATTATTCTTTGGATGATGTCAGAAGTATTATTCTAAGCGGTCAGGGATTTTTCCAGATTACACGAAATGAAAATAAACCTTTTGTGGTACAGTGTGGGGAAATCAACGTGAAAGTTCTGGGTACAAAGTTTGATGTGAATGCATATCCAGTGAATGACAAGATTAGTGTTGTGCTTGAATCCGGTAGTGTAGTGCTAAAACACGACCGATGTTTGTTGAATTATGTATTAAAGCCAGGAGAAAAAGCCGATTACGATATAACAGAAAAAAATGTAAAAGTAAGTGAGGTTGACGTAAAGAAATTTACATCTTGGAAAGATGGAAAACTGATATTCAAAAATGATCCAATGAAACTTGTTATTGAAGAACTCGAAAGATGGTACAATATCGAGATTGAAGTGGAGGATCAGGAAGTATATAATTCCATTTTTACAGGAACGGTTATTAACGAAAGCTATCCCCAAATTTTTAAGCTAATTGAGTATTCTTGCCCTGTAAATTGCGAAATTGTAAACAATCTTAATCCTGAAGAAATACCCAAAATAATTATAACTAAACAATAA
- a CDS encoding RNA polymerase sigma factor produces MNKNEGEIELIRDFKKGDSRAFEKLFQKYHKKLYAFLFNLLHSKEDAEEIVQDTFIKIWQKREDFIDGYSFHSFLFTIAKNAFLNLNRKKINRVVFEDRLNFLEEISSERTDDYIIFKETKEIINTIIEGLPPKRKEIFLLRKIEGLSRKEIAEKLDISIITVDNQLMKANIYLKDELKKYSLLLLILFLN; encoded by the coding sequence TTGAACAAGAACGAAGGTGAAATAGAATTAATAAGGGATTTTAAAAAGGGCGATTCAAGGGCATTTGAGAAACTTTTTCAAAAATATCACAAAAAGTTGTATGCCTTTCTTTTTAATTTATTGCATTCAAAAGAAGATGCTGAAGAGATCGTTCAGGATACCTTCATTAAGATTTGGCAAAAAAGGGAGGACTTTATTGATGGATATTCATTTCATTCATTCCTTTTCACTATTGCAAAAAATGCGTTTCTAAACCTAAACAGGAAAAAGATTAATCGGGTTGTTTTCGAAGATCGTTTAAATTTTTTAGAAGAAATCTCTTCAGAGAGAACGGACGATTATATTATCTTCAAGGAAACAAAGGAGATAATAAATACTATTATAGAAGGATTACCTCCCAAAAGAAAAGAAATATTTCTTTTACGGAAAATAGAAGGTTTATCCAGAAAAGAGATTGCGGAAAAATTGGATATTTCAATTATTACAGTGGATAACCAATTGATGAAAGCAAATATTTACTTAAAGGACGAGCTGAAGAAGTATAGCCTGCTACTTCTTATTTTATTTCTGAACTAA
- a CDS encoding helix-turn-helix transcriptional regulator: MNRIKEILTEQGRSQTWLAGKIGKSYVVVTNYCNNKSQPSLPTLKKIADILDIDIRELLESTKGNKN, translated from the coding sequence ATGAACCGGATAAAAGAAATACTGACAGAACAGGGCCGTTCTCAAACTTGGTTGGCAGGAAAGATAGGTAAAAGCTATGTAGTTGTAACTAATTATTGTAATAATAAATCACAACCGTCATTACCAACTTTAAAAAAGATTGCAGATATTCTGGATATTGACATTAGAGAATTACTAGAATCGACAAAGGGTAATAAAAACTGA
- a CDS encoding site-specific integrase — protein sequence MRVTILFLLRTSKKRQNGNCPIYVRVTHKRKRIELATGLFAREDTWNTANQQVEGKSIEVKSINNRIRKIHSNVLDACYRLETIDEDFSVNDLKSELTGVSDVHTLFELFDYYIKTIFDQLGTGFSAGTLKHYKTSKNRLKEFVKKKYKKEDVNILDVDYSFIADFDTFLKKQYRNNLNTVWGYHKHLKKILNIAVSLDYVLKNPYLKFKVKKQETKREYLTLSELKIIRTKEIDIQRLSIVRDIFLFACYTGLSYVDIVKLNADHIQKGGDGGDWIIVDRTKTSTRCRVPLLDVPKEILERYKNYPVCENKGLLLPVLTNQRMNSYLKELADICHIKKNLTMHVARHSFATSVTLNNGIPIETVSKMLGHTSIKTTQVYAKIVDEKISKDMKKLKAIL from the coding sequence ATGAGAGTTACAATCTTATTTCTGTTAAGAACATCAAAGAAGAGACAAAATGGAAACTGCCCTATCTATGTAAGAGTGACGCATAAGAGAAAAAGAATTGAGTTGGCTACTGGATTATTTGCAAGGGAGGACACCTGGAATACTGCAAATCAGCAAGTTGAAGGAAAATCAATTGAGGTAAAAAGTATTAATAACCGGATACGCAAGATACATAGCAATGTTTTAGATGCTTGCTATCGTCTTGAAACTATCGATGAAGATTTTAGTGTTAACGACCTAAAATCGGAGTTAACCGGAGTATCTGATGTTCATACGCTTTTTGAACTCTTCGATTACTATATTAAAACCATTTTTGATCAGCTTGGCACCGGATTTTCTGCCGGAACATTAAAGCATTACAAAACTTCTAAAAACAGATTGAAGGAATTTGTAAAAAAGAAATATAAAAAAGAAGATGTCAATATCCTGGATGTTGATTATTCATTTATTGCAGATTTCGATACTTTTCTGAAAAAACAGTACCGGAATAATTTAAATACAGTTTGGGGCTATCACAAGCATCTAAAAAAGATACTCAATATAGCTGTTTCTTTGGACTATGTTTTGAAAAATCCATACCTTAAATTCAAGGTTAAAAAGCAGGAAACGAAAAGAGAATACCTTACCCTTAGCGAATTAAAAATCATAAGAACTAAAGAGATTGACATTCAGAGGCTAAGCATTGTCCGGGATATTTTTTTGTTTGCCTGTTACACCGGTTTGTCTTACGTTGATATTGTCAAATTAAATGCGGACCATATTCAAAAAGGAGGTGATGGAGGTGATTGGATAATAGTAGACAGGACAAAAACATCAACCAGGTGCAGGGTACCACTTTTAGATGTTCCGAAGGAAATTCTGGAACGATACAAAAATTATCCGGTTTGCGAGAATAAAGGTTTGCTGCTTCCAGTTTTGACCAATCAGCGGATGAATAGCTATTTAAAAGAACTGGCCGATATTTGTCATATCAAAAAGAATCTGACAATGCACGTTGCCAGGCATTCGTTTGCAACTTCGGTTACTTTAAATAATGGAATTCCAATTGAAACTGTTTCTAAAATGTTGGGGCATACATCAATTAAAACCACTCAGGTTTATGCAAAAATAGTTGATGAGAAAATATCGAAGGACATGAAGAAATTAAAAGCAATTCTTTAG
- the asnA gene encoding aspartate--ammonia ligase, translating to MNLFIPKNYKSVLDVNQTEQAIKQIKDFFQMNLASELRLRRVTAPLFVKQGTGINDDLNGIERPVSFPMKDLNETVAEIVQSLAKWKRLALADLEIKPGFGIYTDMNAIRPDEELTNIHSLYVDQWDWERVITAEERNLDFLKFVVRRIYSALVRTEFLVSENYLDIQPELPDEITFLHTEDLAREYPDLTSFERENEAAKKHGAIFVIGIGGELPDGNIHDGRAPDYDDWISSTTEGHRGLNGDIVIWNNVLNRSFEISSMGIRVDKKSLMQQLKYRGLEERKELMWHKKLLNDELPLTIGGGIGQSRLCMYFLRKAHIGEIQSSIWPDEMIEKCKVNGIHLL from the coding sequence ATGAATTTATTTATTCCAAAAAACTACAAGTCGGTTTTGGATGTGAATCAAACCGAACAGGCTATTAAACAGATCAAAGATTTTTTTCAGATGAATCTTGCTTCAGAGTTAAGATTAAGAAGAGTGACAGCACCATTGTTTGTTAAACAAGGTACCGGTATTAACGACGATTTAAACGGGATAGAACGTCCGGTTTCGTTTCCTATGAAAGATTTGAACGAGACGGTTGCTGAAATTGTGCAGTCGCTTGCGAAGTGGAAAAGATTAGCTCTCGCCGATCTGGAAATAAAACCCGGATTTGGTATCTATACCGACATGAATGCTATCCGACCCGATGAAGAATTAACGAATATACATTCTTTGTATGTCGATCAGTGGGACTGGGAACGGGTAATTACAGCAGAGGAACGAAATCTTGATTTTTTGAAATTTGTTGTTCGCAGAATTTATTCGGCTCTGGTACGTACCGAGTTTTTGGTATCTGAAAATTATCTTGACATCCAGCCCGAGCTTCCCGACGAAATTACATTTTTACATACAGAGGACTTAGCAAGAGAATATCCTGATTTAACTTCTTTTGAAAGAGAAAATGAAGCTGCAAAGAAACATGGAGCAATTTTCGTTATTGGCATTGGAGGGGAACTTCCTGACGGAAATATTCATGACGGACGTGCTCCGGATTACGACGATTGGATTTCATCAACCACCGAAGGGCACAGAGGCTTAAACGGAGACATCGTTATCTGGAATAATGTTTTAAATCGTTCTTTTGAGATTTCTTCCATGGGAATTCGTGTCGACAAAAAGTCGTTGATGCAACAACTAAAATACCGTGGGTTGGAAGAAAGAAAAGAATTAATGTGGCATAAAAAGCTGTTAAACGATGAATTGCCTTTAACTATTGGAGGAGGAATCGGACAGTCGAGGTTATGTATGTACTTTTTAAGAAAAGCCCACATTGGCGAAATTCAATCGAGTATTTGGCCCGACGAAATGATTGAAAAGTGCAAGGTAAATGGAATTCATTTGCTTTAG
- a CDS encoding acyl-CoA dehydrogenase family protein, which translates to MTRLINSEHSASTQEQTKVPPLSEFIDTLKVKMKSAFYDKNDINSLSIKRGLPEGAFQEIMSANPLSVGIPREYGGRGGLMHENIALMAAASYESLALSLTFGINSALFLQPVAKYAKEEVKASVFKRFLEEKNMGGLMITEPDYGSDALNMQTFYTEEKSNYYIKGKKHWAGLTGWADFWLVTARQQSDSGDLLRDIDFFICDVSKAEQKIEVEEIFENLGLYMIPYGRNHIDVKIPEKQKLEPKTTGVKMMLDLLHRSRMQFPGMAMGFIKRMLDEAISHCKNRFVGGKSLFSYDQVQNRLAKLQASYTICSAMCANSSEKAGLDVDLVPHGLEANAVKSVVTDLMQDAAQSLLQLVGAKAYRLNHIAGRGTSDSRPFQIFEGSNDILYAQISEGLVKLMKRAKENNLFRFLSGFELTSQAADFIKEQVNFNVNFQMPQRKLVSLGKVIGRAISMNQVLNIRNKGFRDDLAKGGIIMLQQEISELMAGFLFNDNRKVADEYEGNSFWLNFVSL; encoded by the coding sequence ATGACCCGACTAATAAATTCAGAACATAGTGCGTCAACACAGGAACAAACTAAAGTTCCGCCTTTATCAGAGTTTATTGACACCCTGAAAGTAAAAATGAAAAGTGCTTTTTATGATAAAAATGACATCAATAGTTTAAGTATAAAACGAGGACTTCCGGAGGGAGCATTTCAGGAGATAATGTCCGCAAATCCATTGTCGGTTGGCATTCCTAGGGAATATGGTGGACGTGGCGGGCTAATGCATGAAAATATTGCTTTGATGGCTGCCGCCTCATATGAATCTCTTGCCTTATCGTTAACTTTTGGGATTAACTCCGCTTTGTTTCTGCAACCGGTTGCAAAATATGCTAAAGAAGAGGTAAAAGCATCGGTTTTTAAACGGTTTTTGGAGGAAAAAAACATGGGCGGTTTGATGATTACCGAACCAGACTATGGAAGCGATGCGCTGAATATGCAGACTTTTTACACTGAAGAAAAAAGTAATTATTACATCAAAGGAAAAAAACATTGGGCGGGATTAACCGGGTGGGCTGATTTTTGGCTGGTAACTGCCCGTCAGCAATCTGATTCCGGAGACTTACTGCGCGATATCGATTTTTTTATTTGCGATGTAAGTAAAGCTGAACAAAAAATTGAGGTGGAGGAGATTTTTGAAAATCTTGGGCTTTATATGATTCCCTATGGCCGTAACCACATTGACGTGAAGATTCCGGAAAAACAAAAACTGGAGCCTAAAACTACAGGAGTAAAAATGATGCTGGACCTCTTGCACAGAAGCCGGATGCAATTTCCGGGAATGGCAATGGGCTTTATAAAACGAATGCTTGATGAAGCAATTTCACACTGTAAAAATCGTTTTGTAGGAGGGAAGAGTTTATTTAGTTATGATCAGGTACAGAACCGTTTAGCGAAGCTGCAGGCATCGTATACAATTTGTTCTGCAATGTGCGCCAATAGCAGCGAAAAAGCAGGACTGGATGTAGATCTTGTGCCTCACGGACTGGAAGCGAATGCCGTTAAAAGTGTTGTTACAGACTTGATGCAGGACGCGGCCCAGTCTTTATTGCAGTTGGTTGGAGCAAAGGCTTACAGATTAAATCATATTGCAGGTCGTGGTACGTCTGACAGCCGACCTTTTCAAATTTTTGAGGGATCCAATGATATTCTCTATGCACAGATTTCAGAGGGGCTGGTGAAGCTTATGAAACGAGCAAAAGAAAATAACCTTTTCAGATTTTTAAGCGGATTTGAGCTCACCAGTCAGGCAGCAGATTTTATTAAGGAACAGGTAAATTTTAACGTCAACTTTCAAATGCCGCAGCGCAAGCTCGTAAGTCTTGGAAAAGTAATTGGTCGCGCAATCTCGATGAATCAGGTTTTGAACATTAGGAATAAAGGTTTTAGAGATGACCTGGCAAAAGGAGGAATTATTATGCTCCAACAGGAAATATCGGAATTAATGGCCGGCTTTTTATTTAACGATAACCGAAAGGTCGCAGATGAATATGAGGGCAACAGCTTCTGGCTGAATTTTGTATCTCTCTAA